Proteins co-encoded in one Flavivirga eckloniae genomic window:
- a CDS encoding DUF6520 family protein: protein MKNLIKLVLPAVVITMAITASFAFKSADTETIVEEDRIFAVWWYHNTPPNQPRCVPIMRRCDPEIQGPVCTTFVPGVGFRQLFNVPNRNFPPGPNNPCNVILFRCQNAPN from the coding sequence ATGAAAAACTTAATTAAACTCGTTTTACCGGCTGTCGTTATTACAATGGCTATTACTGCTTCATTTGCTTTTAAATCTGCTGACACCGAAACTATTGTGGAGGAAGATAGAATATTTGCAGTCTGGTGGTATCATAACACGCCTCCTAATCAACCCAGATGTGTACCCATTATGAGAAGGTGTGACCCGGAAATACAAGGTCCTGTTTGTACTACTTTTGTACCTGGTGTAGGTTTTAGACAGTTATTTAATGTACCTAATCGAAACTTCCCCCCGGGCCCAAATAACCCGTGTAATGTTATTTTGTTTAGATGTCAAAATGCACCTAATTAG
- a CDS encoding META domain-containing protein, which yields MRHLRHLLAFCTVIFFISSCNNDDDTPSQNGLIGDWLVVKVMNKKGNSTIYNAYTIENATATISFRNDGVVEFRSCNKGEGYFEDNDNNISISKLFITELNCPFNETIISSNLSGEYLIDGNTLKITSNLDADLILTRTDLD from the coding sequence ATGAGACATTTAAGACACCTACTTGCTTTTTGTACCGTTATTTTCTTCATTTCATCTTGTAATAATGATGATGACACACCTAGCCAAAATGGTTTAATTGGAGATTGGCTAGTTGTTAAGGTTATGAATAAAAAAGGTAATAGTACTATATATAATGCTTACACCATTGAAAATGCCACAGCAACAATAAGTTTTCGAAATGATGGTGTAGTTGAATTTCGATCATGTAATAAAGGAGAGGGTTATTTTGAAGATAATGATAATAATATCTCTATAAGTAAATTATTTATTACAGAACTAAACTGTCCTTTTAATGAGACTATAATTAGTTCCAATTTATCTGGTGAATATTTGATCGATGGGAATACGTTGAAAATTACTTCTAATCTTGATGCGGACTTAATTTTAACTAGAACGGATCTAGATTGA
- a CDS encoding JAB domain-containing protein: MNVRIPKDGNGRIEGGLDIARIMRKILLRQNKLHRKKEYFWTIGLSVKNDIEYIELLTIGVLNKNNVDPVEVFNFTVAKKCKRIILCHNHPSGDTTPSLPDKHITQKIKKGAEVLNIELLDHLIICEGKEFSSFAALKLL, translated from the coding sequence ATGAACGTACGTATTCCTAAAGATGGAAATGGACGCATAGAAGGCGGGCTCGATATTGCGCGAATTATGCGCAAAATACTTCTAAGACAAAATAAATTACACAGGAAAAAGGAATACTTCTGGACGATTGGACTAAGTGTTAAGAATGACATAGAATATATTGAGCTTCTTACCATCGGAGTATTGAACAAAAACAATGTAGACCCTGTAGAAGTATTTAATTTTACGGTAGCTAAAAAATGTAAAAGAATAATTCTTTGCCATAACCATCCTTCAGGAGATACAACGCCAAGTCTACCAGATAAGCACATCACCCAAAAAATAAAGAAAGGTGCGGAAGTTTTAAATATAGAACTATTAGATCATCTTATTATATGTGAGGGTAAAGAGTTTTCAAGCTTTGCGGCTTTGAAACTACTTTAG
- a CDS encoding helix-turn-helix domain-containing protein, with product MGATKPLPKGYPVNPSSIGDYLKQYRIAHGYTAFEISLELDVYDSTIYKWELGLTEPTPKNIIKIIEFMGYDPRIYNPLKIENYELT from the coding sequence TTGGGGGCCACAAAACCACTACCTAAAGGCTATCCCGTAAATCCTTCTTCAATTGGCGACTATTTAAAACAATATAGAATCGCACATGGCTACACCGCTTTTGAAATATCATTAGAGTTAGATGTTTACGATTCTACAATCTACAAATGGGAGCTCGGACTTACAGAACCTACTCCAAAAAACATTATAAAAATAATTGAATTTATGGGCTACGACCCACGAATTTATAATCCTTTAAAAATTGAAAATTATGAACTCACTTAG
- a CDS encoding single-stranded DNA-binding protein produces MNSLRNKVQLIGRLGQDPEIITFEDGGKIAKFNLATDDSYKDKNGNKVERTYWHPVVVKNGLVNVVENYVTKGKEIAIEGKLTNRSWSDKDGNKRYTTEVFASELLMLSK; encoded by the coding sequence ATGAACTCACTTAGAAATAAAGTACAACTAATTGGAAGACTTGGACAAGACCCTGAAATCATCACTTTTGAAGACGGTGGTAAAATAGCAAAATTCAACTTAGCAACAGATGATAGTTATAAAGACAAAAATGGAAACAAGGTAGAGCGTACTTATTGGCATCCTGTAGTTGTTAAAAATGGTCTTGTTAATGTTGTTGAGAATTATGTAACCAAAGGCAAAGAAATTGCTATAGAGGGTAAGCTAACTAACCGAAGCTGGAGTGATAAGGATGGCAATAAACGTTACACGACTGAAGTTTTTGCCAGTGAATTATTAATGCTTAGTAAATAA
- a CDS encoding ABC transporter ATP-binding protein, whose translation MLEINNISYKYKNSDFSIRMDGVDFAPHKITCVLGENGSGKTTFLNLIGGHLPLQNGTITVFDNDITHINASERPIATVFQELGLFPHLSVHENLALAIEPNRLFGKSDNVDIDVTDIIKTFQLDALKDIRPNSLSGGQQQRIAIARAISTKPKVLILDEPTSALDYQNIEKLTHLLEELKNSKQVPIMIVVSHDWHFVMDIADNIIYMENGKQVFQGTKEEFKETPLYIKKQ comes from the coding sequence ATGTTAGAAATTAATAATATATCATATAAATACAAGAATTCTGATTTTTCAATACGGATGGATGGAGTGGACTTTGCCCCACACAAAATAACTTGTGTATTAGGAGAAAACGGTAGTGGCAAGACTACTTTTCTTAACTTAATAGGAGGTCATTTACCATTACAGAATGGCACTATTACCGTTTTCGATAACGATATTACACATATAAACGCAAGTGAGCGCCCTATTGCTACTGTATTTCAGGAATTGGGATTATTTCCACACTTATCAGTACATGAAAATTTAGCCTTAGCGATAGAACCTAATCGTTTGTTCGGCAAGTCTGATAATGTAGATATAGATGTTACAGATATTATTAAAACTTTTCAGTTAGATGCCTTGAAAGATATAAGACCTAATTCTTTGTCTGGAGGTCAGCAACAGCGAATAGCTATTGCTAGAGCCATTTCAACTAAGCCTAAGGTTTTAATCTTAGACGAACCTACATCTGCATTAGATTATCAAAATATTGAAAAATTAACACATTTGCTAGAAGAACTAAAAAACAGTAAGCAAGTTCCCATTATGATTGTGGTATCTCACGATTGGCATTTTGTAATGGACATAGCTGACAATATTATTTATATGGAAAATGGTAAACAAGTATTTCAAGGAACAAAAGAAGAGTTTAAAGAAACTCCACTATACATCAAAAAACAATAA
- a CDS encoding ABC transporter substrate-binding protein, with the protein MKTKNKITVYNSNESRREFLKLLGVSGIGILGLGVLSSLHSCADEKDKKKILRFIASGTMTMDNWEQLEKDLKMTVAFADSGNDVGPIIGSMLHGTASTDYDVAGNQGGTEQELAEAGKILAWDLSKIPNWQQTWQWIKDIESTKVNGKQYGLPIVANADSIIYNYKKIGKVVNSYDVIFDPKFKGRVAMEDAWINSVIFTAIYLKGNNIYKIQDPGNLTIDELEYVMEFLIKHKKDGQFKTFWSGWETGVRLIKSEEVWAMTGWEPIVYEGQKSGLDIRYAEPKEGYEGWTNNLLLHAGTNNRNVIDEVHQFANWLMQGYYGNWMTKNRGYVVPNNNTLSFAQKSADFDFEEQKKKIEHVKNKFSKGEVYWQNVRPTNYKSYEQWWSKLRNA; encoded by the coding sequence ATGAAAACTAAAAATAAGATAACGGTATATAACTCAAATGAGTCACGTAGAGAATTTCTAAAATTATTAGGTGTCAGTGGTATAGGTATATTAGGATTGGGGGTCTTGAGTAGTTTGCATTCCTGTGCTGATGAAAAAGACAAAAAGAAAATATTGCGTTTTATTGCTTCTGGAACAATGACAATGGATAATTGGGAACAACTTGAAAAAGACTTAAAAATGACAGTGGCTTTTGCTGATAGTGGTAACGATGTTGGACCAATTATTGGCTCTATGTTACACGGTACAGCTTCAACAGATTATGACGTTGCTGGAAATCAAGGAGGAACAGAACAAGAACTTGCTGAAGCAGGAAAGATTTTAGCATGGGATTTATCTAAAATTCCAAATTGGCAACAAACATGGCAATGGATAAAAGATATTGAATCTACAAAAGTAAATGGAAAACAATATGGATTGCCTATTGTAGCTAACGCAGATTCTATTATTTATAACTATAAAAAAATCGGTAAGGTTGTAAACTCATATGATGTTATTTTTGATCCAAAATTTAAGGGGCGTGTTGCAATGGAGGACGCTTGGATAAATAGTGTCATTTTCACTGCTATTTACTTAAAAGGAAACAATATATACAAAATACAAGACCCTGGAAACTTAACTATTGATGAATTGGAATATGTTATGGAGTTTTTAATAAAACATAAGAAAGATGGACAATTTAAAACGTTTTGGTCTGGCTGGGAAACAGGAGTTCGACTCATTAAATCTGAAGAGGTATGGGCTATGACAGGCTGGGAGCCTATCGTGTATGAAGGACAAAAGTCTGGGTTAGATATTCGTTATGCAGAACCTAAAGAGGGGTATGAGGGATGGACGAACAATTTATTATTACATGCAGGAACTAATAATAGAAATGTTATTGATGAAGTTCACCAATTTGCAAATTGGTTAATGCAAGGTTATTACGGAAATTGGATGACAAAAAACCGAGGATATGTCGTTCCAAATAATAATACTTTATCATTTGCACAAAAATCAGCTGATTTTGATTTTGAAGAACAAAAAAAGAAAATTGAACATGTAAAAAATAAGTTTTCAAAAGGTGAAGTTTATTGGCAAAATGTGAGACCTACAAATTATAAATCATATGAGCAATGGTGGAGTAAGTTAAGAAATGCCTAA
- a CDS encoding ABC transporter permease subunit, translated as MHFNRIISNYILYTLLVFCVIPFVLLLYFSFIDIVRDKITFSLNSFTELFSPIRLTELRTITFRAILVSLFSTIFSFIISYFLFRGASKRFQTIFLVLITIPLLINESVRVFSWQLMLSENGLFNSILSSILETEISIFNGSNFSNVIFVMLISIIPFGIFINTASLNITPKVYWKVSKDIGLKPLPTFLKVALPISKISITITFIISFFLAFSLSSEVNFLGGDSKISIRNLVLSFMSSGHFSAIFLLGSILTFLILFFSIVVKLYLKNKKKKS; from the coding sequence ATGCATTTTAATAGGATAATATCAAATTATATTTTATACACATTACTTGTTTTTTGTGTAATCCCTTTTGTTTTACTTTTATATTTTTCCTTTATAGATATTGTTAGAGATAAAATAACTTTTTCTTTAAATAGTTTTACAGAATTGTTTTCACCCATACGTTTGACTGAATTACGAACCATAACTTTTAGAGCAATATTGGTTAGTTTATTTTCTACTATTTTTTCGTTTATTATTTCGTATTTTTTATTTAGAGGGGCTTCAAAAAGATTTCAAACAATATTCTTAGTTTTAATTACAATTCCGTTATTAATCAATGAATCGGTACGAGTATTTTCTTGGCAGTTGATGTTATCGGAAAATGGATTATTTAATTCAATATTAAGTTCTATACTTGAAACTGAAATCTCAATTTTTAATGGCTCAAATTTTAGTAATGTTATTTTCGTAATGTTAATTAGTATTATTCCGTTTGGAATTTTTATTAATACAGCCTCATTAAATATAACGCCAAAAGTTTACTGGAAAGTTTCAAAAGATATCGGATTAAAACCTTTGCCTACATTTCTAAAAGTAGCTTTACCAATTTCTAAAATAAGTATTACTATCACTTTTATTATTTCATTTTTTTTGGCGTTTTCGTTGTCAAGTGAAGTTAATTTTTTAGGCGGAGATTCAAAAATAAGTATTCGAAATTTGGTTTTAAGTTTTATGAGTAGTGGGCATTTCTCGGCAATATTTTTATTAGGAAGTATTTTAACTTTTTTGATATTGTTTTTCAGTATTGTTGTTAAATTATATTTGAAAAACAAAAAAAAGAAGAGCTAA
- a CDS encoding ABC transporter permease: MKVLIKIILIVVLTLIIIPIFSIFYYSFSNTGVDKLHWYYEIIYNNDFLKALWLSTKTSVVVALITSIIGFIISLAWFNKKQRYVVMLLIIILGLIPPDIIALGLSQFSQLLHLIDTNLFFTVIGLTLYTLPFVILLLWSRYYFIHNSIIKSARDIGMKNIFINIKIILPMSISALLTSFIFSFILSLNEYPRTYYLSGHHNLLSEYLYGKLSSGADESIYAGSGITIILSLIFLLLSLFLFKIRNINKQL, encoded by the coding sequence ATGAAAGTTCTTATAAAAATTATATTAATTGTAGTTTTAACTTTAATTATTATACCTATATTCTCTATCTTTTATTATTCATTTTCTAATACAGGAGTAGATAAATTACATTGGTATTATGAAATCATATATAATAATGATTTTTTAAAAGCACTATGGCTTTCTACTAAAACATCAGTTGTGGTTGCTTTAATAACTAGCATTATTGGTTTTATAATTTCACTTGCTTGGTTTAATAAAAAACAGCGTTATGTTGTCATGTTATTAATTATTATTTTAGGTTTAATTCCACCAGATATCATTGCATTAGGACTTAGTCAATTTTCGCAATTATTACACTTAATAGATACAAATTTATTTTTTACTGTTATAGGTTTAACACTGTATACCCTACCCTTTGTAATACTTTTATTATGGTCTAGATATTATTTTATTCATAATTCGATTATAAAATCAGCTAGAGATATCGGTATGAAAAACATTTTTATTAATATAAAAATTATTTTACCAATGTCGATTTCTGCATTGTTAACTTCTTTTATTTTTAGTTTTATTCTATCTTTAAATGAATACCCAAGAACTTACTATCTAAGTGGACATCATAATTTATTATCAGAATATCTTTACGGAAAATTAAGTTCAGGTGCAGATGAATCCATTTATGCAGGAAGTGGTATTACTATAATTCTTTCTCTTATTTTTTTATTACTTTCTTTATTTTTATTTAAAATAAGGAATATTAATAAGCAATTATAA
- a CDS encoding helix-turn-helix domain-containing protein → MKQSEVEVFIDDIGKRIRELRKERNMTQLDLATISDIDERQVQRLERGHTSATLKTLLKITNGLNVNFLEFFEFINKTENKK, encoded by the coding sequence ATGAAACAATCAGAAGTAGAAGTCTTTATTGATGATATTGGAAAGCGTATTCGAGAGTTACGCAAAGAGCGAAATATGACTCAGTTAGACTTAGCTACAATTTCAGATATTGATGAGAGGCAAGTACAAAGGTTAGAGAGGGGGCATACATCTGCAACATTAAAAACCTTACTTAAAATCACTAATGGTTTAAACGTGAATTTTTTAGAGTTTTTTGAATTTATTAATAAGACAGAAAACAAAAAATAG
- a CDS encoding FISUMP domain-containing protein, translated as MKTQISIYRFTWLLLFTISLVNCSSTENESVNENPKTDNNQPDTESSISKIEISTLDNTSLSFGRVFPNYKGKRISMKIENTGNKELLISSINLPDGFTLSETFTQISLSPNSEIVLWVVFTPTMEQEYKGDIIVNSNANEGDGTIEVIGIGSTKTYDYDNNEYNIIKIGNHLWLKENFRGTHYLNGDPIPHSSFNDTALDEIYGKFYQYSEFIYWNSTLDRPSLGNGNQLIPGFTLPTNYHWNNLVDALGGSNVAGGKMKQTGISLWKTPNKGATNESGFTALPAGSTHNNIVYNLKTAAKFWSYKDDSDFPGDYAYSFILFSGSELSTLGKDHNSSFYSIRLVQ; from the coding sequence ATGAAAACACAAATTTCAATTTACAGGTTTACTTGGTTACTACTATTTACAATCAGTTTAGTCAATTGTTCATCAACTGAAAATGAATCTGTAAATGAAAACCCAAAAACCGACAATAATCAACCAGATACTGAATCATCAATATCTAAGATAGAAATAAGTACTTTAGATAATACTTCATTGTCTTTTGGTAGGGTATTCCCCAATTATAAAGGAAAAAGAATAAGTATGAAGATAGAGAATACAGGTAATAAAGAGCTTTTAATATCGTCTATTAATCTACCCGATGGATTCACTTTATCAGAAACATTTACTCAAATATCTTTATCACCTAATAGTGAGATAGTTTTATGGGTTGTTTTTACCCCAACTATGGAGCAAGAATATAAGGGTGATATTATTGTTAATTCAAATGCTAATGAGGGAGATGGAACAATTGAAGTTATTGGAATTGGTTCTACTAAAACCTATGATTATGATAACAATGAATACAATATAATAAAAATTGGAAATCATTTATGGCTCAAAGAAAATTTTAGAGGAACACATTATCTCAATGGAGATCCAATACCTCATTCCTCTTTTAATGATACAGCACTAGATGAAATATATGGGAAATTCTATCAATATTCAGAATTTATTTACTGGAACTCTACATTAGACAGACCTTCTCTTGGTAACGGAAATCAGCTTATTCCAGGATTTACATTACCAACAAATTATCATTGGAATAATCTTGTTGATGCTTTAGGAGGTTCCAATGTTGCGGGAGGTAAAATGAAACAAACAGGTATAAGTTTATGGAAAACTCCAAACAAAGGAGCAACAAACGAAAGTGGGTTTACCGCACTTCCAGCTGGCTCAACGCATAACAATATAGTATATAATTTAAAAACTGCTGCAAAATTTTGGTCATACAAAGATGATTCTGACTTTCCCGGAGATTATGCATATAGCTTCATCTTATTCAGTGGCTCTGAATTATCTACCTTGGGAAAAGACCATAACTCCTCTTTCTATTCAATACGTCTCGTTCAATAA
- a CDS encoding helix-turn-helix domain-containing protein encodes MKTKTTFLSCRKETGLLQQDVAYIFHQDTGMYNKHEKGHRRPTLETILGFHILFGKSLETLFPNHMKTMRERIVTRSKKRIEQLKMEQPQRGKHRIAYLTSFVNGLHNKHHG; translated from the coding sequence ATGAAAACAAAAACAACTTTTTTATCATGTAGAAAAGAGACAGGGCTTTTGCAACAAGATGTTGCCTACATTTTTCATCAAGATACAGGTATGTATAACAAACATGAAAAAGGTCACCGTCGTCCTACACTCGAAACTATTTTAGGATTCCATATCCTCTTTGGGAAAAGTCTTGAAACACTCTTTCCTAATCATATGAAAACGATGAGGGAACGTATCGTAACTCGCAGTAAAAAACGTATTGAACAATTAAAAATGGAACAACCTCAAAGAGGTAAGCACAGGATAGCATATTTAACTTCGTTTGTCAATGGATTGCACAATAAACACCATGGATAG
- a CDS encoding tetratricopeptide repeat protein gives MKNNTYNIYLFKALEAYPYELAKAVEALNYVLSYEPNNLKALCLMAKVQSEKLGDYEAAKTYYENALAINIENPDIYPDYIRLLVNNHDSEEAQKLIDFAITVKGVDKAGIKLTQGYLYESLGEFENAKEALQEAKMFALNNDFTYYVDEEIKRVDEKRKIQNKKNRAQETVVKNEVEKKANNSWFQNRLNNLL, from the coding sequence ATGAAAAACAACACATATAACATATACTTATTTAAAGCATTAGAAGCTTATCCTTATGAATTGGCGAAAGCTGTTGAAGCCTTAAATTATGTCTTATCATACGAGCCAAATAACTTAAAAGCACTATGCTTAATGGCTAAAGTTCAAAGTGAAAAACTTGGGGATTATGAAGCAGCAAAAACATATTACGAAAATGCTTTGGCTATTAATATTGAAAACCCGGATATATACCCAGATTACATCAGATTACTGGTTAACAATCATGATTCCGAAGAAGCTCAAAAGCTAATCGACTTTGCCATAACCGTAAAAGGTGTTGATAAAGCTGGAATTAAACTAACCCAAGGTTATTTATACGAATCCTTAGGTGAGTTTGAAAACGCTAAAGAAGCTTTACAAGAGGCAAAAATGTTTGCGCTTAACAACGATTTCACCTATTACGTTGATGAAGAAATTAAACGTGTAGATGAAAAGCGTAAAATTCAAAATAAAAAAAATCGAGCGCAAGAAACGGTTGTGAAAAATGAAGTAGAGAAAAAAGCAAATAACAGCTGGTTTCAAAACCGATTGAATAATTTATTGTAA
- a CDS encoding glutamate synthase subunit beta, which translates to MGKVTGFKEFERQDEKYTPVDDRVKHYKEFTVPLSEAEITKQGSRCMDCGIPFCHSGCPLGNLIPDFNHMVHQGEWQKASWLLHSTNNFPEFTGRLCPAPCEKSCVLGIIEDPVSIENIEKNIVERAFKEGWIKPQPPKTRTGKTIAVVGSGPAGLAAAQQLNRAGHTVTVFERDDAIGGLLRYGIPNFKMEKEIIDRRVAILEAEGISFKVNINVGVNYDVKELKAFDAVVLCGGATERRSLPTPGIDADGVVQAMDFLTQQTKVVFGQEIKDQVLATDKDVIVIGGGDTGSDCIGTSNRHGAKSVVNFEIMPKPPGHRSPTTPWPYWPLQLKTSSSHQEGVERNWLINTKEFIKDKNGKLTALKTVNVEWKMVPGERPQLIEIEGTEKTWPCDLALLALGFTGPESTLADKLGIERDARSNYKAEYGKYQTNVPNIFTAGDMRRGQSLIVWAISEGREAARQVDLYLMGKSNLPSKDMSGDLVTL; encoded by the coding sequence ATGGGAAAAGTAACAGGATTTAAAGAATTTGAAAGACAAGATGAAAAATACACGCCTGTAGATGATCGTGTAAAGCATTATAAAGAATTTACGGTTCCTTTAAGTGAAGCTGAAATCACTAAACAGGGATCAAGATGTATGGATTGTGGTATTCCATTTTGCCACAGTGGTTGCCCTCTAGGAAATTTAATCCCGGATTTTAATCATATGGTTCATCAGGGAGAATGGCAAAAAGCCTCATGGTTATTACACTCAACTAATAATTTCCCTGAGTTTACAGGTCGTTTATGTCCGGCACCTTGCGAAAAATCATGTGTATTGGGTATTATAGAAGACCCTGTATCCATCGAAAATATCGAAAAAAATATTGTAGAACGTGCTTTTAAAGAAGGCTGGATTAAACCACAACCACCTAAAACCAGAACTGGCAAGACCATTGCTGTTGTAGGTTCCGGACCAGCTGGTTTAGCTGCCGCACAACAATTAAACAGAGCAGGACACACGGTAACAGTTTTCGAAAGAGATGATGCTATTGGAGGATTATTACGCTACGGTATTCCGAACTTCAAAATGGAAAAAGAGATCATCGATCGTCGTGTCGCTATCTTGGAAGCAGAAGGTATTTCCTTTAAAGTTAATATTAACGTTGGTGTAAACTACGATGTAAAGGAATTAAAGGCATTCGATGCTGTTGTTCTATGTGGGGGTGCTACAGAAAGACGTAGCTTACCTACTCCTGGTATTGATGCAGACGGTGTTGTACAGGCTATGGACTTTTTAACACAGCAAACCAAAGTTGTATTTGGACAAGAAATAAAAGATCAAGTATTAGCAACCGATAAAGATGTTATTGTTATTGGTGGTGGAGATACAGGGTCTGACTGTATAGGAACATCAAACCGTCACGGAGCAAAATCGGTGGTGAATTTTGAAATCATGCCAAAACCTCCAGGACACCGTTCGCCAACTACACCTTGGCCTTATTGGCCATTACAATTAAAAACGTCCTCTTCTCACCAAGAAGGTGTTGAGCGTAATTGGCTAATCAATACTAAAGAGTTTATAAAAGACAAAAACGGCAAACTTACCGCTTTAAAAACAGTAAATGTAGAGTGGAAAATGGTTCCTGGAGAGCGCCCTCAGCTTATAGAAATTGAAGGTACCGAAAAAACCTGGCCATGTGATCTTGCACTATTGGCGCTAGGGTTTACTGGACCAGAAAGTACTTTAGCCGATAAGCTAGGCATAGAAAGAGATGCACGCTCTAATTATAAAGCTGAATACGGGAAATATCAAACGAATGTTCCAAACATTTTCACTGCCGGTGATATGCGCCGTGGACAATCCTTAATTGTTTGGGCAATTTCAGAAGGTAGAGAAGCAGCGCGTCAAGTAGACTTATACTTAATGGGTAAATCTAATTTGCCATCAAAAGATATGAGTGGTGACCTAGTTACTCTATAA